The nucleotide window GGTACTTATAGAATTGGTGACGGTCGGGGTGGCGCAGGAACTGGGCAGCAGAGATTTGCACCGCTCAACAGCTGGCCTGATAATGTCAACCTCGATAAAGCTCGCAGACTTCTATGGCCAATAAAGCAAAAGTATGGCAGGAAGATTTCATGGGCTGACCTGATGATTCTTACAGGTAACGTTGCTCTCGAATCTATGGGTTTTAAAACTTTCGGATTTGCTGGTGGTCGTGAAGATGTATGGGAACCCGAAGAGGATATTTATTGGGGTAGTGAAACTCAATGGCTTGCTGGAGATAAACGTTATTCTGGTGAGCGTGACCTTGATAATCCTATGGCTGCTGTTCAGATGGGATTAATTTATGTAAATCCTGAAGGTCCGAACGGAAATCCCGATCCTCTTGCAGCTGCTAAGGATATACGAGAAACTTTTGCTCGTATGGCAATGAATGATGAAGAAACTGTCGCACTTATCGCTGGCGGTCATACATTCGGAAAAACTCACGGAGCAGGTGACGCCAAACATGTCGGCCCTGAGCCCGAAGCTGCTGACATTGAAGAGCAGGGTCTCGGTTGGAAAAATTCTTACGGTACTGGTAAAGGCGGCGATACTATCACAAGCGGTCTCGAAGTTACTTGGACAAGCACCCCTACTAAATGGAGCAATAATTTCTTCTGGAATCTTTTTGGTTATGATTGGGAACTTACGAAGAGCCCCGCAGGTGCTCATCAGTGGATTCCAAAGCATGGTGCTGGTGCAAATTCAATCCCGGACGCACACGACCCCAATAAACGTCATGCGCCAACTATGCTCACAACAGACCTTGCATTGCGATTTGATCCGGTTTATGAAAAAATCTCAAGACGTTTTTACGAAAATCCCGATGAATTCGCTGATGCTTTTGCACGCGCTTGGTTTAAACTTACACATCGTGATATGGGTCCGAAATCCCGTTACGTCGGTCCTGAAGTTCCTATCGAAGACCTTATTTGGCAGGATCCTATTCCCTCAATTGACCATGAATTAATCGATGATAAAGATATAGCGGATTTACATACAAAAATTCTTGCTTCGGGCTTATCCGTCTCTCAGTTGGTTTCAACTGCATGGGCTTCTGCATCAACTTTCCGTGGCTCTGATAAACGCGGTGGTGCTAACGGGGCTCGTATCCGTCTCGCACCTCAAAAAGACTGGGCTGTAAACAATCCTTCTCAACTTTCTAAGGTTCTCGAAAAGCTGGAAAAAATTCAATCAGAATTTAACAAAGCTCAAACAAAAGGTAAAAAGGTTTCTCTTGCTGATATTATTGTACTGGCAGGTTGTGCTGGAGTCGAAAAAGCAGCGAAGGACGCAGGCTATGATGTTAAAGTTCCATTCTCACCTGGACGTATGGATACATCTCAGGAACAGACAGACGTTGAATCATTCGCAGTACTTGAACCTCTCGCTGACGGATTCCGCAATTATTTAAAAGCCAAATTCTCGGTTTCTACAGAAGAGCTGCTTGTTGATAAAGCTCAGTTGCTGAGGTTAACAGCACCCGAAATGACAGTGCTTGTCGGTGGTATGCGTGTGCTTAACACAAACTTTGATAATTCCAAACTCGGTGTTTTCACTTCTCGTCCCGAAACTCTGACAAACGATTTCTTCGTTAACCTGCTCGATATGAGTACGGTTTGGAAACCGGTTTCAGAAGACAAAGAAATCTTTGAAGGCCTCGATCGCAAATCTGGTGCTAAGAAATGGACAGCGACTCGTGCTGATCTTGTTTTCGGTTCAAATTCAGAACTGAGAGCTCTTGCAGAAGTTTACGGTTGTTCCGACTCTGGCGAAAAATTCGTAATGGATTTCATCGCAGCTTGGAACAAAGTTATGAACCTCGATCGCTTTGATTTAGCAAAATAAATAAAGAAACAATAATACAAGGTGGTCTGTTTTCAGACCACCTTTTTTACTTCAGGATACAATAAAATAACTCATAAATTAATCCAATCTTCTCTCCTTAAATCATAAAAAATAGTAAACATTTCCCGTCATCATAAATACGAGAAAGTGACAAAAACGACATAAATATGTCATTTTTGTCACTTATTAAAAATTATTACCAATTTATGACTTCTACTCTAACTATTTCCAAATTATGCTTGGTATTTCAATGGTGATTCTTAAGCGATTTTTTCGTACTAAAAATGCGGTAAAAGTGCGGTGAAAATGCGGTTGATTTGCAGTTGATTTGCGGTGAAAATGCGGTGTTACTGCGGTGTAATGATAATTTCTTTCATTTCTCTAATTCGCGACCTAAAAACTATAAAATTTTGTATTGCATATTATTGCCATC belongs to Ignavibacteria bacterium and includes:
- the katG gene encoding catalase/peroxidase HPI; protein product: MENNSKNTGKCPITGAGHNVGAAGTKNRDWWPNQLKLNTLRYHSSLSDPMGDDFNYAEEFKSIDYVALKKDIQKIMTDSQDWWPADFGHYGPLFIRMAWHSAGTYRIGDGRGGAGTGQQRFAPLNSWPDNVNLDKARRLLWPIKQKYGRKISWADLMILTGNVALESMGFKTFGFAGGREDVWEPEEDIYWGSETQWLAGDKRYSGERDLDNPMAAVQMGLIYVNPEGPNGNPDPLAAAKDIRETFARMAMNDEETVALIAGGHTFGKTHGAGDAKHVGPEPEAADIEEQGLGWKNSYGTGKGGDTITSGLEVTWTSTPTKWSNNFFWNLFGYDWELTKSPAGAHQWIPKHGAGANSIPDAHDPNKRHAPTMLTTDLALRFDPVYEKISRRFYENPDEFADAFARAWFKLTHRDMGPKSRYVGPEVPIEDLIWQDPIPSIDHELIDDKDIADLHTKILASGLSVSQLVSTAWASASTFRGSDKRGGANGARIRLAPQKDWAVNNPSQLSKVLEKLEKIQSEFNKAQTKGKKVSLADIIVLAGCAGVEKAAKDAGYDVKVPFSPGRMDTSQEQTDVESFAVLEPLADGFRNYLKAKFSVSTEELLVDKAQLLRLTAPEMTVLVGGMRVLNTNFDNSKLGVFTSRPETLTNDFFVNLLDMSTVWKPVSEDKEIFEGLDRKSGAKKWTATRADLVFGSNSELRALAEVYGCSDSGEKFVMDFIAAWNKVMNLDRFDLAK